A single genomic interval of Arctopsyche grandis isolate Sample6627 chromosome 8, ASM5162203v2, whole genome shotgun sequence harbors:
- the LOC143915753 gene encoding uncharacterized protein LOC143915753, protein MRSIAYLSIISLVRISYQMPTNSADLRSTHDAENVKLYLIGDIGPESLYNHFPETSDSYGKSLVRVIAFYPTDLTADSNSLTQNIANADYDDDVPEGRQKREIGVEYADEIGGDLIANAENIEKQQYISSALGRKKIRFAPPFHG, encoded by the coding sequence atgcgttcaattgcatatttgaGTATCATCAGTTTGGTGAGGATATCTTACCAGATGCCAACAAATTCGGCAGATCTTCGGAGCACACATGATGCTGAAAATGTCAAGCTATACCTTATTGGAGACATCGGACCTGAATCTTTGTACAATCATTTCCCTGAAACATCCGATAGTTATGGCAAGAGTCTAGTGAGAGTTATCGCATTCTACCCGACAGATTTGACGGCTGATTCCAACAGCTTGACTCAAAATATCGCCAATGctgattatgatgatgatgtaccAGAAGGGAGACAAAAGAGAGAAATCGGTGTTGAATATGCCGATGAAATAGGTGGCGATTTGATTGCAAATGCTGAAAACATTGAAAAGCAGCAGTACATCAGCAGTGCCCTCGGCAGAAAGAAGATCCGCTTCGCTCCACCATTTCATGGATGA
- the LOC143915737 gene encoding uncharacterized protein LOC143915737 — protein sequence MKLAIFAVLMMVAMAWAIPVADPGAKGPEEPQDLEPSQPEEDLKTDSTFGFGYYRPYSYGGWGYRPVYRSWGGYGGGYGGYGGYGGYGGYGYGGWGGHGRHYYW from the exons ATGAAGCTGGCTATCTTCGCAGTATTGATGATGGTGGCAATGGCATGGGCCATCCCCGTAGCTGACCCTGGGGCCAAAGGACCTGAAGAACCCCAGGATCTGGAACCTTCTCAGCCCGAAGAAGACCTGAAAACAGATTCTACGTTTGGATTCGGATACTACCGTCCTTATTCATACGGGGGCTGGGGTTATAGACC agtTTACAGAAGCTGGGGTGGATATGGAGGGGGTTATGGTGGCTATGGCGGATATGGCGGATATGGTGGATATGGCTATGGAGGATGGGGTGGCCATGGTCGTCACTACTATTGGTGA